One genomic window of Branchiostoma floridae strain S238N-H82 chromosome 4, Bfl_VNyyK, whole genome shotgun sequence includes the following:
- the LOC118413424 gene encoding neurogenic locus notch homolog protein 1-like — translation MMWKFLLLLAAVCTLPSASVGQQVYLATIDTWSFWKIRATGQMTNANVKATCEAAGMRYPGYRTGEDGCTYLWASDCITFHHAECTTFGALSSELCGHTDGAGSQCQPLDDTFVYIPGWSLYGAYGVDYDTQTAGLQGGNYNNMYALCAAPACVCVHGTCTDGSTCTCEDGWTGHNCDQDIDECASNPCWLGGTCLDHVNGYSCACPEDVTGKNCEMVLFAGECYLFSPTSAAHPDAARACRAQDGHLVDITDQQQQSFLADKIAATSGVSNWLAFKTAPAVFLYSHGAPLSVPLQWSASEPAAPCDDLCVLLDSSDSFLAKTAPCTEQHNYICQDDLKPCGQNICQNGGVCTSCFNDSAAFCDCPAGLDGKTCEIDIDECASGPCQNGGSCHDGINSYTCQCPIGYQGNHCESETDWCSQVQCPLGFVCQDFTFYFVCVHPSSTTRGLPYQCSSASCPDGLNCTPEGVAAFSCRPE, via the exons ATGATGTGGAAGTTTCTGCTCCTCCTCGCGGCAGTATGCACCCTGCCCTCCGCTTCAGTCG GCCAACAGGTGTACCTGGCCACGATTGACACCTGGTCCTTTTGGAAGATTCGTGCGACAGGACAGATGACCAATGCTAACGTGAAAGCCACGTGTGAAGCGGCGGGGATGAGGTACCCAGGCTACCGGACAGGTGAGGATGGGTGTACCTACCTGTGGGCATCAGACTGCATCACGTTTCACCATGCCGAATGTACAACGTTCGGGGCTCTCTCGAGTGAGCTGTGTGGACACACGGACGGGGCTGGCAGTCAGTGTCAGCCGCTTGATGACACCTTTGTGTACATCCCTGGCTGGAGTTTGTACGGTGCGTACGGAGTGGATTATGACACTCAGACCGCAGGCCTGCAAGGAGGGAACTACAACAACATGTACGCGCTGTGTGCAG CCCctgcgtgtgtctgtgtccaCGGAACATGTACAGACGGTTCGACGTGTACCTGTGAGGACGGCTGGACCGGACACAACTGTGATCAAG ACATAGACGAGTGTGCGAGCAACCCTTGTTGGCTGGGAGGGACCTGCCTCGATCACGTGAACGGCTACAGCTGTGCCTGTCCTGAAGATGTCACCGGGAAGAACTGTGAAATGG TGCTCTTTGCCGGAGAATGTTACCTGTTCTCCCCCACATCTGCTGCCCACCCTGACGCGGCCCGAGCCTGCCGAGCTCAGGACGGACACCTGGTGGATATAACAGACCAGCAGCAGCAAAGTTTCCTCGCTGACAAGATCGCGGCTACCTCCGGCGTGTCGAACTGGCTGGCCTTCAAAACAGCACCGGCGGTGTTTCTCTACAGTCACGGGGCTCCTTTATCAG TCCCCCTGCAGTGGTCTGCCAGTGAACCCGCCGCTCCCTGTGATGACCTGTGTGTTCTCCTGGACAGCTCGGACAGCTTCCTGGCCAAGACAGCACCGTGCACGGAACAGCACAACTACATCTGCCAAGATG ACCTGAAACCGTGCGGGCAGAACATCTGCCAGAACGGCGGCGTCTGCACGTCCTGCTTCAACGACTCTGCCGCCTTCTGCGACTGTCCTGCCGGGTTGGACGGGAAGACTTGTGAGATAG acattgacgagtgtgccTCCGGCCCGTGCCAAAATGGCGGGAGTTGCCATGACGGCATCAACTCCTACACCTGTCAATGCCCGATCGGTTACCAAGGAAACCACTGCGAGTCAG AAACGGATTGGTGTTCCCAAGTCCAGTGTCCTCTTGGGTTCGTCTGCCAGGACTTTACATTCTACTTCGTCTGCGTTC ACCCATCTTCCACCACCCGGGGGCTGCCTTACcagtgcagcagcgcctcctgtccGGATGGCTTAAACTGCACCCCTGAAGGCGTGGCGGCcttttcatgcaggcctgagtgA